ggagcagctcactgtCAAAATGAACCAGGAGGCGACCAGATACAACAGTTCAGAGAACCGACTAAATATGGGGCTCTGGAGCAGACGGTCATtgcacctctgctaatgaagttgCGTAGACAATATGGTTTAAATTTCCATGGCAGTATTggaattggacctccactgattggtAAAGAGTTGCCTTCTCTgatgagtcacgttttctgcttcatggaACTGATAGATGTTGACGTGTCtggtgagaaacatcagagaacaaacatccTGCAACCATTACTGGAAGAACACAAGATGATGGGAGCAGTGTTATGGTCTGGGGGAggttttttgtggcattctctgggacactcatccatgtggaaggcactctccttgaagatcacgtacacccatacatgctgattgtctcccTGGGGTGGACAGAATCTTCTAGTAAGATATAGCAACATATCACATCACTacaaatgtctgacattggttggaagagcatgagcaAGACCTCCAAGTACTGTACTACCTTGGcaccctaattccccagacttgaacccaattgagcatctttgTAACCACCTCGATGGTTGTGTTCGTTCTATGAATCCTCCCCATGTTGTCTCCAGTAGCTGTAGGACCACCTCGATGGTCATGTTCTTTCTATGGATCCTCTCCCCACGCTCCCTCCAGTAGCTctgggaccacctcgatggttGTGTTCTTTCTATGGATCCCCCCCTCCAGCAGATgtaggatgcactgcagtcagcattgctccagatacctgtgacaacctaccaggaccttctGGAGTCGCTCCCGGCTGGTCTGGCTGCTGTCCGTACTGCACACGGCGGTTACTGTGGATATTAGCTGCTGCTCAGAATAATGGGACcgtgtatattacatgtgtatATTTTAGTACACTGAAGAATCTGTATTTCTCATATATTATAGTGCTCTCTATAATATGAAGTTGATTGTGCCAGTGTCTCCTCCTAATGCAGAGCCGGAAATAATCATGAAGTCTATGGCTGTTCACATAGACCCTGCAGAAAATCATGTGAAACTCGATGCCACCGTGCCAGCCCCCTCTCCGGATTATACCGAGGGGCTTAAATTATCTTGTCCAACTTCTTCACAGCTGACTCCTATTAATATCCACCCTCTGGTCACTGGGCCGGGGACATCCGAGGAGGAGACTCTCAAGGACTGTGTGATCTACTGCAGAGAAGAACCATctctgggggcatttactgtAAGTAACATCCCCGTTTTATTGTACTGCTTATATTGTATATGTGCTTCATGTAAAGGGCAGATGAGCCAAGCATGCCTGTGCACGGGGGTCGGGAGGAACAGCTGTCAGACGAACAAGTGCTAATGTATATGGCCAAACAGCCAAATAATtgtaccatacagtgcccacataaataCCATAATACAGTACCTGTTTAATAGTGCCGACATATTACTAATATACAATGTGTAGATAATAGTGCCAGCAGTACCCATATATTACCATATAGTaacccatgactgcccaaataccACTGCTATATAGTGCCTAAATACTACTGAGCCAATGTCATGACATAACTGATGTATGTGCGGAGATTCTGGTTTGTACAAAGTGGCCATAGAAGCGAGAGCAGTGGTAAGTTACATCACAGTAaggatgcagtgatgtcatcagtttGGGTGGAGCTATCTAAATATAGACTCTAATAGTTGACTTGGATATTATGTTTGTAGTGCGCTATCATCCTCAGGACATGTGCTTTTATATGTTGGGTTGTGTGCAGGGGTTGTGTTTTATGTGTTTAGTATTTTTATTTGAGTtagatttttttgtggaaaataaCACAGCACATCGGGGTTGATTGTGTATGATGGAGTCAAAGTGAATTGCAGCCATAGTGCATTGTAAAGctgtcaaaaaggaaaaaaaatttgcTTGATGATCTGCAAAAAGATGTCCAAACTatgcaaaaagaaataaaaaatactgaatattttccaaaaatttgcaaaaatgaaaaaattcataTAGGAGTCAACCTTGTCTGAATATGCATCTGTAATTACTTAACAGAGCTCCCCTACTGGCCATGGGGGAAAAAACCATGGCGATGAGGTTGatgaaattgacctgctgtttcTTAAAAAATGTGCAGTATTTTACGTGGTGCTCATAATCACTTGGCGGTCACGTCTGTGCTCATGGTGTTTGCTcagttatttattattttacacgTATATGGGGTGTGTAGCACAGTACGGGGGCCAattattaagtggtaaaaacattttgtttttgaaatttttgaattCTGAATTTCTGTTTTCAATTTTAGGTTAAAAATGGGATTCATTACTTTTCTTATTTTACCGCTGCTTATCCTTGGGATAAGCGGCATCATTTACATCTATCGAGAAGTTGTACGACTGATGTCCAGATCAGCAGTGAAGAACAAAGTGGTTGTGATTACCGATGCGGTTtcgggactgggtaaaggtgaggTGCTCTGGTCCATGCCGGGTGTGCCGTGGTCTGAGGTTTCAATTTCATGAGTTTCACCACCGATGACTGATCAAACAACCCCTCTCGAAAAAGTTCAATGAATGTAGGGTCCGTGCACGTAGCACTGTGGGACAGAGGATGGGGGAATTATTTTAACACCCACTTGAGGTGAGTTTTTGAATATTTTTACCCTTTTCAGAATGTTCCAGAGTCTTCCACTCGGCTGGAGCTCGTCTGGTTCTCTGTGGAAAAACGTGGGAGAAACTGGAAGCTCTACACGATGCCCTGATAAGCGTCGCCGACCCCAGCGTGGTACGTGGTTATCTAACCCAGCAGTGTGGAGGCCACAAGGTATAGATATTACCTACGTTTGTTTTTGTCCCCCCCAGACTTTTACCCCCAAGCTGGTTCTCCTGGACATAAGTGACGTCAACAACATCGAAGCCACTGGTAAAGAAATCCAGGAATGCTACGGCTGCGTGGACGTGTTAATTAACAACGCCAGCATGAAGATAAAGGGGCCGGCCCACAGCGTCACCCTGGAGCTGGACAAGAAGATCATGGACGCCAATTATTTTGGCCCCATTACCTTAATTAAAAGTAAGTGAACCACTAACAGTAGTGGTCATAGAATCTCTAAAACTATggaattttttgctattttttgtcaaatgaaaataatatattatattacacataaacattaaccctttaatgaccacttttatttcattttttttgtgatttgatGGTCCTTTTTTTATTACTTGTGGTACTGGaataattttcttttcttttttagttttattagaaataatttgtatgaaaatgtaaaaaaatgttttacatctATAGTTCTTATAGTTCCCTGTTTTGATATGTGATATGCAGATATCTCAGGTGACGGGGCGGCTGTTGTGCCATTTTGCATTGGCGTGAGTgggtagagttttttttttatcatttgcgtTCCATTTTCaattctttttacttatttttatatgtatttttggtACAGGATATGGCCTCCATGAGGCTAATGTAGTCCACTGGGGACATTCACACTTGataatttatttttgtaaattttttgacATCCATAGGAGCCCAAATTAGAGATGAAAACAGCCCCCAGTAGTGACATTAGTCGCTGGCAGAGCTCTTCCAgatctgctaagacccagcagctctgcTATTATGTGATCACCAGGCCCAATAGAGGCAGCAGAATTGGCGCTCCCTGTGTGCAGCACTGAGAATCTGAGAATAGAGAAGACAGAAGCAGATACAAACCAGTTTTTCTGAGGGTCCCCGGCTGTCTCAGGCAGTCGGGGTCCTAACCCGTTTCTTCTAGGTTCCAGGAGGTGGAGCTTTAAACCTGTGCAGTACATTTAAAATGACGAAGGTTTAAAGCTCAGGACCATGTGATGTACACATATGGCGCATGGTCATTCATAGGTTAAATGGAACACACTATGAAAAGGGCAGGAGAaagttttcagtttttatttttatttttttagaaacataatttttattgaaatatcaaTTTCAAGTATACAGAAATAAAGGCATTAGTAAGTAGTAGCGGTATAATTTTCAAATTTTAGACATTTAAAAAATTCGTAAACAGAAAATTCTAATCAAAAAGTTAAAGAAAAGTACCTGTCAAACAACAAGTAGGGTTGGATGCGTCCGTTATGGATGAGTTGTAATTGTAGTACATGTTCTGCCTCTCCAATCTAAGCATTACAAGTGTGATCTCTgtaacttacagttgtgctgagatGGCGATAACCATAACCTTAGGTAAATCGGCTGAGAGTGACTCGATCCAAACGACACCTTGTAGATCGTGAAGAAGTTTATTCCAAACTGTGCAGATCATACACCGATGAACAAATGGATAGATCAGAAAATCATGGTGTGAACAGCTAACAGAATACATGTGGCTGAGATGAAGGGTGAAGCCAGAATGAAAAAGAGGGGAGGAGACAATAGAGAGAGGAGGAACtaggggaagagagaagggacacaCAGGATAAAAAGGCAAACCATGCATGTGTAACATAACAGTACACATTATTCATTTTGTCCGTTTAGTATAAGAGGCTATCCATACACAGTTCTATCTAGGAGAGAGAGGGTTCATGTATATGGTTATTCAGTATCTCGGTTTGTAAAATGCTGATGCTAACCAAGCATCCCACCTAAGAAAATACTTGGGAAGGGAATTAAAAGCTGAGGCAGACATCTTCTCGTGCCAACATTGTTCAGTCACTGAGTGTATAATACTGGATATATGTATAGGTATGTTATGTTTCCAATGAGTTGCTATCGAGTTTCTGACTGCTATGCACACATGGGAGACTATAGTGGTATGCAGGAACGAGAACCTGTCGATTCCCAGAATGAGCTGGGTCTAGTTCAATAGGGAACTGACATATTTGGTCACCTGTATACATTCCCACCACATGTGCATATATGTACCTTCAGATCTATCACATCTCCAGCACATGTTAGATGTACCTGGAAATATTTGTGAGAGACAGATTggagtgcgcatgcgcagatgattCACAGCGATCCAGTGGCTGGCCTCTTCTTTCATTCATGGACGGGCCCGGAGCCGGGCGGCCGCGCATGCGTGGATCTTTATTCCTTTGTGCCGCACTGCCGCGTCAGGCTGCTTGTCAGAGCCTCCTCAGTGGCTTCATCTGCAGGAGCAGAGGACAGGAGGCAGGATGGGGTCAGGCTCTGGACAGCAGCATGCTTGATCCGGGGGGCTCCAGCAATGGAGCTGTGGGGGATTTTTGGCGCCTCCCTTCTGGTTGTGTTCATAGTGGCTGCTGCATTATTGAATGGGGGGACACAGAGGGGtgacattgaatggagggacacagaggggtgacattgaatggggggacacagaggggatgacattgaatggagggacacagaggggtgacattgaatggggggacacagaggggatgacattgaatggagggacacagagaggatgacattgaatggagggacacagaggggtgacattgaatggagggacacagaggggtgacattgaatggagggacacagaggggtgacattgaatggagggacacagagaggATGACATTGAATGGGGGGACACAGAGGGGtgacattgaatggagggacacagaggggtgacattgaatggagggacacataggggtgacattgaatggagggacacagaggggtgatattgaatggagggacacagaggggtgacattgaatggagggacacagagaggatgacattgaatggagggacacagaggggtgacattgaatggagggacacagagaggatgacattgaatggagggacacagaggggtgacattgaatggagggacacagaggggtgacattgaatggagggacacagaggggtgacattgaatggagggacacagaggggtgacaatgaatggagggacacagaggggtgacattgaatggagggacacagagaggatgacattgaatggagggacacagaggggtgacattgaatggagggacacagagaggatgacattgaatggagggacacagaggggtgacattgaatggagggacacagaggggtgacattgaatggagggacacagaggggtgacattgaatggagggacacagaggggtgaCATTGAATGGGGGGACACAGAGGGGATGACATTGAATGGGGGGACACAGAGGGGtgacattgaatggagggacacagaggggtgatattgaatggagggacacagaggggtgacattgaatggagggacacagagaggatgacattgaatggagggacacagaggggtgacattgaatggagggacacagaggggtgacattgaatggagggacacagaggggtgacattgaatggagggacacagaggggtgaCATTGAATGGGGGGACACAGAGGGGATGACATTGAATGGGGGGACACAGAGGGGtgacattgaatggagggacacagaggggatgaCATTGAATGGGGGGACACAGAGGGAtgacattgaatggagggacacagaggggtgacattgaatggagggacacagaggggtgacattgaatggagggacacagaggggtgacattgaatggagggacacagaggggtgacattgaatggagggacacagaggggtgaCATTGAATTGAGGGACACATAGGGGtgacattgaatggagggacacagaggggtgacattgaatggagggacacagaggggtgacattgaatggagggacacagaggggtgaCATTGAATGGGGGGACACAGAGGGGATGACATTGAATGGGGGGACACAGAGGGGtgacattgaatggagggacacagaggggatgaCATTGAATGGGGGGACACAGAGGGAtgacattgaatggagggacacagagaggATGACATTGAATGGGGGGACACAGAGGGGAtgacattgaatggagggacacagagaggATGACATTGAATGGGGGGACACAGAGGGGtgacattgaatggagggacacagaggggtgacattgaatggagggacacagaggggtgacattgaatggagggacacagagaggatgacattgaatggagggacacagaggggtgacattgaatggagggacacagaggggtgacattgaatggagggacacagagaggATGACATTGAATGGGGGGACACAGAGGGGAtgacattgaatggagggacacagaggggtgacattgaatggagggacacagaggggtgatattgaatggagggacacagaggggtgacattgaatggagggacacagagaggatgacattgaatgg
The sequence above is a segment of the Bufo gargarizans isolate SCDJY-AF-19 chromosome 6, ASM1485885v1, whole genome shotgun sequence genome. Coding sequences within it:
- the DHRS7C gene encoding dehydrogenase/reductase SDR family member 7C, with the protein product MGFITFLILPLLILGISGIIYIYREVVRLMSRSAVKNKVVVITDAVSGLGKECSRVFHSAGARLVLCGKTWEKLEALHDALISVADPSVTFTPKLVLLDISDVNNIEATGKEIQECYGCVDVLINNASMKIKGPAHSVTLELDKKIMDANYFGPITLIKTILPHMISRRTGQIVLVNNIQGKLGVPFRAAYAASKHAIQGFFDCLRAEVEEFDVFVSTVSPTFIRSYHVQPASGNWEASIWKFFFRKLSYGVHPVEVAEEVLRTVSRRKQEVFMANPVPKAALYVRTFLPELFFAVVATGVKEKHFVEEEK